In the genome of uncultured Cohaesibacter sp., one region contains:
- a CDS encoding ABC transporter ATP-binding protein, whose translation MSSIELKAVEKWFGDVQVIKGVDLGIDEGEFIIFVGPSGCGKSTLLRTIAGLEECSRGEILVGGRDVTAEPPAQRGLAMVFQSYALYPHMNVRENIGFGLKTAGTPKAEIEEKVNAAAEALKLESYLDRRPKELSGGQRQRVAIGRSIVRNPTAFLFDEPLSNLDAALRVEMRYEIAKLHRELATTMIYVTHDQVEAMTLADRIVVLRDGIIEQVGSPRELYQRPDNLFVAQFIGSPKMNIMSCRTEGDAYVLDGGRGGAQTQKGEAAYLGARPENITVGGEGEGQCDGVVDIVEYLGADTHLVVECGGLGQIGVRLGGDAEVKPGDRVGLIFDPARLHFFDKDGQALPRD comes from the coding sequence ATGTCATCCATCGAGTTGAAGGCCGTTGAAAAATGGTTTGGCGATGTGCAGGTCATCAAGGGCGTTGATCTCGGCATCGATGAGGGTGAATTCATCATCTTTGTTGGCCCGTCCGGCTGTGGCAAGTCGACCTTGTTAAGAACCATTGCCGGGCTTGAAGAATGTTCTCGTGGTGAGATCCTTGTGGGCGGGAGAGACGTTACGGCTGAGCCTCCCGCCCAGCGCGGGCTTGCCATGGTGTTTCAGTCCTATGCGCTTTATCCGCATATGAATGTGCGCGAGAATATAGGGTTTGGTCTCAAGACCGCCGGCACGCCGAAAGCCGAGATCGAAGAGAAGGTCAATGCGGCAGCCGAGGCTTTGAAGCTGGAGAGCTATCTTGACCGGCGACCCAAGGAATTGTCCGGCGGTCAGCGCCAGAGGGTGGCGATCGGCCGTTCCATCGTCCGCAATCCGACTGCGTTTCTGTTCGACGAGCCGCTTTCCAACCTTGATGCGGCCCTGCGTGTTGAAATGCGCTATGAGATCGCCAAACTGCATCGCGAGCTTGCCACGACGATGATCTATGTGACCCACGATCAGGTCGAGGCCATGACACTGGCGGATCGCATCGTCGTGCTACGCGATGGAATCATCGAACAGGTTGGCTCGCCGCGCGAGCTGTATCAGCGACCGGACAATCTGTTCGTTGCCCAGTTCATCGGCTCGCCGAAGATGAACATCATGTCTTGCCGGACCGAAGGGGACGCCTATGTTCTTGACGGCGGGCGGGGCGGGGCTCAAACCCAGAAAGGCGAGGCGGCCTATCTGGGAGCGAGGCCCGAGAATATCACTGTGGGTGGAGAAGGCGAAGGCCAGTGCGACGGGGTGGTCGACATCGTCGAATATCTTGGCGCCGACACGCATCTGGTGGTCGAATGCGGTGGGCTTGGCCAGATCGGGGTGCGGCTCGGTGGAGATGCCGAGGTCAAGCCGGGAGATCGGGTTGGTCTGATATTCGATCCCGCCCGACTTCATTTCTTCGACAAGGATGGGCAGGCGCTGCCCCGGGATTGA
- a CDS encoding carbohydrate ABC transporter permease, giving the protein MRHGLILTPIIGILWSLTVIVCLTILMAFSTGLPVRPIWLVAILQGVAIAYVALYLDNRWMGLLVSLVLVLGISLMQPFGISLGLKPVAQGIGVIALVLSLHLPLRAMIDGLPKGVLTRHQFEGAIVKFLTGFGYVFFTAIVVVPFYVMVMTSLKGQQELLLNPLDFSIDWRKGWDLFRSYEELFTQFNFGIYLTTSLLVAVMTVLVTLLFSVPGAYAVARLRFKGQAMMSRSILLIYMVPMIVLALPIYVAFSMFGLRNSLFGLLLIYPVTTIPVALYMLQGYFRGLPAEVEEAGLMDGLSRLGVIWKITLPLSLPALASVSLYVFMIAWNEFLLAFMLLDDPSKFTLTRGVTMLNSSEVPRQHLMAGAVIATVPIMALFLGLERFMTKGLTAGSVKG; this is encoded by the coding sequence ATGAGACACGGACTGATCCTTACCCCGATCATCGGGATCTTGTGGAGCCTCACTGTGATTGTCTGTTTGACGATCCTGATGGCCTTCTCGACCGGCCTGCCGGTCCGGCCGATCTGGCTTGTCGCCATCCTGCAGGGTGTTGCCATCGCATACGTGGCGCTCTATCTCGACAATCGCTGGATGGGGCTTCTGGTGAGCCTCGTGCTGGTGCTTGGCATCAGTCTCATGCAGCCGTTCGGCATTTCCCTCGGGTTGAAGCCGGTGGCACAGGGCATTGGCGTGATCGCTCTGGTCCTCTCGCTTCATCTTCCCTTGCGGGCGATGATCGACGGGCTGCCAAAGGGTGTCCTGACGCGGCATCAGTTCGAAGGAGCGATCGTCAAGTTTCTGACAGGCTTCGGCTATGTCTTCTTCACCGCGATTGTGGTCGTTCCCTTCTATGTGATGGTGATGACCTCGCTAAAGGGACAACAGGAGCTGTTGCTCAATCCGCTTGACTTCTCCATTGACTGGCGGAAGGGCTGGGATCTGTTCCGCTCCTATGAGGAGCTGTTCACCCAGTTCAATTTTGGCATCTATCTGACGACGTCGCTGCTGGTTGCGGTTATGACGGTGCTGGTAACTCTGCTGTTCAGTGTGCCGGGTGCCTACGCGGTTGCGCGGTTGCGCTTCAAGGGACAGGCGATGATGTCGCGCTCGATCCTGCTCATCTACATGGTGCCGATGATTGTGCTTGCTCTGCCGATCTATGTGGCCTTTTCGATGTTCGGCCTCAGGAACTCGCTGTTCGGATTGTTGCTGATCTATCCGGTAACCACGATTCCCGTCGCGCTCTACATGCTGCAAGGCTATTTCCGCGGTCTTCCGGCGGAAGTAGAGGAAGCGGGCCTGATGGATGGCCTCAGCCGTCTGGGCGTGATCTGGAAGATCACCCTGCCGCTGTCGTTGCCAGCGCTCGCATCGGTATCACTCTATGTCTTCATGATCGCATGGAACGAGTTCCTGCTCGCCTTCATGCTGCTTGATGATCCTTCAAAATTCACTCTTACGCGCGGTGTGACGATGCTCAATTCGTCCGAAGTGCCCCGTCAGCATCTGATGGCCGGGGCGGTGATCGCCACCGTGCCCATCATGGCCCTGTTCCTGGGGCTGGAACGCTTCATGACAAAGGGCCTGACTGCAGGCTCCGTTAAAGGATAA
- a CDS encoding sugar ABC transporter permease codes for MMTIPVSGENPDAALELSLMSMSDTQSGSGNGRFHAVASKPPGTGPLAKREARLAWGLLMPTLVSVALVIVLPLLAIFWISAKPINLGDLRPTTPDVYERIKGKAKAPGDEVVVEYRLKNSSQEKPITNVTMRDVWPAGLSIPELDPRCTLNGQDFFCALGDWEPGHRERLQITAVVDQVFLDGDVNVRDTEPVMEGDATSDLLSFSFTWDNFRAVFDSSEFLDVLWVTSFYTIVGTIGALVVGMMAALILNHSFTGQGILRGLFLFPYVAPVIAVAFTWVTLLDPFSGSFNALLVQMDLITTPINFFGERPLALFSVTVFEIWRYFPLSFLFILARMQSIDTDMYEAADMDGASPFQKFYYLSLPQLMGILSVLFLLRFIWTFNKFDDIFLLTGGNAGTRTLTVNVYEQAFAISNIGAGAAVAVVIFACLLAFSFFFFRFMSREEGL; via the coding sequence ATGATGACCATTCCTGTATCGGGGGAAAACCCCGATGCAGCTCTGGAGCTTTCTCTCATGTCGATGTCCGATACTCAATCCGGTTCCGGGAACGGCAGGTTTCACGCAGTCGCGTCAAAGCCGCCCGGAACGGGTCCCCTGGCCAAGCGCGAGGCGCGTCTCGCCTGGGGGTTGCTCATGCCGACGCTCGTCAGTGTTGCGCTGGTGATCGTCCTGCCACTGCTGGCGATCTTCTGGATCTCAGCCAAGCCGATCAATCTGGGCGACCTCAGGCCCACGACGCCTGACGTCTATGAACGGATCAAGGGCAAGGCCAAGGCACCCGGTGACGAGGTGGTGGTCGAGTATCGCCTCAAAAACTCCTCGCAGGAAAAGCCGATTACCAACGTCACGATGCGCGATGTCTGGCCAGCCGGTCTTTCGATCCCCGAGCTTGATCCGCGCTGTACGCTCAACGGGCAGGACTTCTTCTGTGCGCTCGGTGACTGGGAGCCGGGCCATCGTGAACGGTTGCAGATCACGGCCGTGGTCGATCAGGTCTTTCTCGACGGGGACGTCAATGTCCGTGATACCGAGCCGGTGATGGAAGGGGACGCGACGTCCGATCTCCTGAGCTTCTCCTTCACATGGGACAATTTCAGGGCCGTCTTTGACAGCTCGGAATTCCTAGACGTGCTGTGGGTGACATCCTTCTACACCATCGTCGGCACCATCGGTGCGCTGGTGGTGGGGATGATGGCCGCCCTCATTCTCAATCACAGCTTCACCGGGCAGGGGATCCTGCGTGGGCTGTTCCTGTTCCCCTATGTGGCACCGGTCATTGCGGTGGCCTTCACGTGGGTGACGCTGCTTGATCCCTTCTCCGGATCCTTCAATGCGCTTCTGGTGCAAATGGATCTGATTACGACGCCGATCAACTTCTTTGGCGAGCGTCCTCTGGCGCTCTTCTCGGTGACGGTGTTCGAAATCTGGCGATATTTCCCGCTGTCCTTCCTGTTCATTCTGGCGCGGATGCAGTCCATCGATACGGACATGTATGAGGCGGCGGATATGGATGGCGCGTCGCCTTTCCAGAAATTCTACTATCTGTCGCTGCCGCAACTGATGGGCATCCTGTCGGTGCTGTTCCTGTTGCGCTTCATCTGGACTTTCAACAAGTTCGACGACATCTTCCTGCTGACAGGCGGCAATGCCGGGACGCGTACGCTGACTGTGAATGTCTATGAGCAGGCCTTTGCCATTTCCAACATCGGAGCGGGTGCAGCCGTGGCTGTGGTCATCTTCGCCTGTCTGCTCGCCTTCTCCTTCTTCTTCTTCCGGTTCATGAGCAGGGAGGAAGGGCTATGA
- a CDS encoding extracellular solute-binding protein, whose product MKLSSRLKRTTGLLVGTSLALGMLAVTASADGIRFWTTEEQTPRLAKQQEMAAAFEKETGIPVEVIPVTEKDLGTRATAAFAAGDLPDVIYHTLQYALPWVEAGILDTDAATEVIEGLGVDTFAPGALNMAAVEGGYASVPVDGWTQMIIYRKDLFDAKGLKAPSTYADALDAVKALHNPPDMYGFVAATKVDENFMSQVLEHVFLANGVSPVDADGFKELDAKKTKEVLEFYKAIVKASPPGELFWKQSRELYFAGKAAMIIWSPFILDELAGLRDDAPPTINDDPTSPELASKTGIVTNFAGPSNPDGAAWGDTRYFGISSDADIEAAQKFITYSMNEGYTKTLSIAPEGKFPVRRGDADNPTKFIDEWSKLPVGVNRFKPLAELYPAEMINEIVGGLDVAQRWGVEEGQLALASKMINSQIFNQVVRKFTDDVITADEAVAELNAELAKIQ is encoded by the coding sequence ATGAAACTTTCATCGCGACTGAAACGGACAACCGGGCTTCTTGTGGGCACGTCCCTAGCTCTGGGGATGCTGGCGGTTACGGCATCTGCGGATGGTATCCGCTTCTGGACCACGGAGGAACAGACGCCACGGCTTGCCAAGCAGCAAGAAATGGCTGCGGCTTTCGAGAAGGAAACCGGCATTCCGGTTGAAGTTATTCCAGTCACCGAGAAGGATCTGGGTACCCGCGCAACGGCTGCCTTTGCAGCTGGTGATTTGCCTGACGTGATCTATCACACCCTGCAATATGCGCTGCCGTGGGTCGAAGCGGGCATCCTTGATACCGATGCTGCGACAGAAGTCATCGAGGGACTTGGAGTTGATACCTTCGCACCGGGCGCGCTCAACATGGCAGCGGTGGAAGGCGGCTATGCCTCCGTTCCGGTCGATGGCTGGACGCAGATGATCATCTATCGCAAGGACCTGTTCGATGCCAAGGGCCTCAAGGCTCCGTCGACCTATGCGGATGCTCTGGATGCCGTGAAGGCCCTGCACAATCCGCCGGACATGTACGGCTTTGTTGCAGCGACCAAGGTGGACGAGAACTTCATGAGCCAGGTGCTCGAGCATGTTTTCCTCGCCAACGGCGTCTCCCCGGTTGATGCGGATGGCTTCAAAGAGCTTGATGCCAAGAAAACCAAGGAAGTGCTCGAATTCTACAAGGCGATCGTCAAGGCTTCTCCTCCGGGCGAACTCTTCTGGAAACAATCCCGCGAGCTTTACTTTGCCGGCAAGGCAGCAATGATCATCTGGTCTCCGTTCATTCTGGATGAACTGGCCGGTTTGCGCGACGATGCTCCCCCGACCATCAATGATGATCCGACCAGCCCGGAGTTGGCCTCCAAGACCGGGATCGTCACCAACTTTGCCGGTCCGTCCAACCCGGATGGTGCTGCTTGGGGTGACACGCGCTATTTCGGCATCTCGTCTGATGCGGACATCGAAGCGGCGCAGAAATTTATCACCTACTCGATGAACGAAGGTTACACCAAGACCCTGTCCATCGCGCCAGAAGGCAAGTTCCCGGTTCGTCGCGGTGATGCCGACAATCCGACCAAATTCATTGACGAATGGTCGAAGCTGCCGGTTGGCGTGAACCGCTTCAAACCGCTGGCCGAGCTCTATCCTGCCGAAATGATCAACGAGATCGTTGGCGGTCTTGATGTGGCCCAGCGGTGGGGTGTCGAGGAAGGTCAGCTGGCGCTGGCATCCAAGATGATCAACAGCCAGATCTTCAACCAGGTCGTCCGCAAGTTCACCGATGACGTGATCACTGCCGACGAAGCGGTTGCCGAGCTCAACGCAGAGCTTGCCAAAATTCAGTAA
- a CDS encoding substrate-binding domain-containing protein, with the protein MWEDEVRKSSEQVETRPTSRQTRITIKDVAEELGMSKSTVSRALNGYSDIAQSTQVRVAQAAQRMGYKPMAQAQAIRTGLVRSMGLVFNVGGHGSHRPFLTNFIDGISQRASQENWTLTVTTAQNSEGVLQTIERLSNERKVDGFILPRTRVKDPRVEYLIEHDIPFIMFGRTGDPTWCGWFDIEGELAMEQAVARLFELGHRRIGFINGLEVYMYAKLRLEGFERGMAKVGLEVTPSYVRRDAVTEAEGEREGEALLSLPEPPTAIVCAVDMAALGVYRAAKKRGLAIGRDVSIISYDGISEGEFANPPLTSFSVDNRQAGECLADLLIRRIRGASPETLRQLGVANLIVRASDGPPVHPS; encoded by the coding sequence ATGTGGGAGGACGAAGTGAGGAAATCATCTGAACAGGTCGAAACAAGGCCGACGAGCAGACAAACTCGCATAACCATCAAGGATGTTGCCGAGGAACTTGGCATGTCCAAGAGCACCGTTTCACGGGCGCTCAATGGCTATAGCGATATTGCTCAGAGCACACAGGTGCGTGTGGCGCAGGCCGCCCAGCGGATGGGCTACAAGCCCATGGCGCAGGCGCAGGCCATCAGGACTGGCCTTGTGCGATCCATGGGGCTTGTGTTCAACGTTGGTGGCCACGGCAGTCACCGCCCCTTCCTGACCAACTTTATCGACGGGATTTCCCAACGGGCCAGTCAGGAAAACTGGACCCTCACTGTCACCACCGCGCAGAATTCGGAAGGCGTGCTTCAGACCATCGAACGGCTGAGCAACGAGCGCAAGGTGGATGGCTTCATCCTGCCCCGCACGCGCGTCAAGGATCCACGCGTCGAGTATCTCATTGAGCACGACATCCCGTTTATCATGTTCGGACGCACAGGAGACCCGACGTGGTGCGGCTGGTTCGACATTGAGGGCGAGCTTGCCATGGAACAGGCGGTGGCCCGTCTGTTCGAACTGGGGCATAGACGCATCGGCTTCATCAACGGGCTTGAGGTCTACATGTATGCCAAGCTTCGGCTCGAAGGGTTCGAGCGGGGAATGGCCAAGGTCGGGCTTGAAGTGACGCCGTCCTATGTTCGCCGGGATGCGGTGACGGAGGCAGAAGGGGAAAGAGAGGGTGAGGCTCTTCTCTCTTTGCCCGAGCCTCCGACCGCAATTGTCTGTGCTGTTGATATGGCCGCCCTTGGTGTCTATCGGGCAGCCAAGAAGCGTGGCCTCGCCATCGGGCGGGACGTGTCCATCATTTCTTACGACGGAATATCCGAGGGCGAGTTTGCCAATCCGCCGCTCACCAGTTTTTCCGTCGACAACCGGCAGGCAGGAGAGTGCCTTGCCGATCTTCTCATCCGTCGCATCAGGGGGGCATCGCCCGAGACCTTGCGACAGTTGGGAGTTGCAAATCTGATCGTGCGGGCCTCGGATGGTCCGCCGGTTCATCCATCCTGA
- a CDS encoding molybdopterin-dependent oxidoreductase — translation MQNRSAKEDEIRTTCPYCGVGCGVIVRNKADDGIEVRGDPDHPANFGRLCSKGSALAETIGLDGRLLTPKINGETSSWDDALDLVAEKFSTAIAEHGPESVAIYAAGQILTEDYYVVNKWMKGFVGAGNIDTNSRLCMASSVAGHRRAFGSDTVPGIYEDLEEADLITLVGSNLAWCHPVLYQRIAAAKEKRPEMKIVLVDPRRTMTADICDLHLPIAPNGDVALFNGLLAHLARYEALDKDYIETHTNGFEEALAKAADAASLGKLEELTGLPSPLLEDYYDLFLKTEKAVTIYSQGVNQSAIGTDKVNAIINCHLATGRIGKEGMGPFSVTGQPNAMGGREVGGLANLLASHMEINNPAHRDLVKRFWKAPNLAERPGLKAVDLFEAVRVGKIKALWIMSTNPVVSMPQADRVAEALSVCPFVVVSEVQTKTDTSAYGHVLLPAADWGEKDGTVTNSERRISRQRPFRAPSGDARPDWWQVAEVARRMGFGEAFSYQSSAEIFAEYAALSAFENNGERDFDIGALSGICDDDYDRLEPFQWPYRAGDEPGETRFFANGGFYTPDRRGRFIAVDSVAPRATSAKTPLLLNTGRLRDQWHTMTRTGKSPRLAQHIAEPFLEINPEDALALGVRDADIVRVESDHGAVLLRALITLRVQKGQVFAPFHWNDQFASNGRVDTLIRAVTDPHSGQPASKLTAVSVAPVRMAQYGFAVLRHRPEVIPADYWAIARIPEGWQVEMAFKDVCEETDDLVKDLLGAGTAVSLLDYRDRQSGQIRVAAFEGGALHGAFFMAPKPVGVSRSWAAHLLRALYDEPLRRHMVVAGRAGMDQPDIGAIVCSCYSVGHKQIEAAVIEKGCDTVQAVGKCLKAGSNCGSCKAEIQQIIDHTAREAAE, via the coding sequence ATGCAGAACCGATCAGCAAAAGAAGACGAAATCCGCACGACTTGCCCCTATTGCGGGGTCGGGTGCGGTGTCATCGTCCGGAACAAAGCAGATGATGGTATCGAAGTCAGAGGGGATCCGGATCATCCGGCCAATTTCGGGCGGCTCTGTTCCAAGGGATCGGCTCTGGCCGAGACCATCGGTCTTGACGGGCGCTTGTTGACCCCAAAGATCAACGGTGAGACTTCGAGCTGGGACGACGCGCTTGATCTGGTCGCGGAAAAATTCAGTACGGCCATCGCCGAACATGGCCCGGAGTCAGTGGCGATCTATGCTGCCGGGCAAATCCTCACCGAGGATTATTACGTCGTCAACAAATGGATGAAGGGCTTTGTCGGCGCGGGCAATATCGACACCAATTCGCGTCTCTGCATGGCCTCATCGGTGGCCGGGCACCGCCGGGCCTTTGGTTCGGATACCGTGCCGGGGATCTATGAGGATCTGGAAGAGGCCGATCTGATTACGCTGGTCGGGTCAAACCTTGCGTGGTGCCATCCGGTGCTCTATCAGCGCATTGCTGCGGCCAAAGAAAAGCGGCCGGAGATGAAGATCGTTCTGGTCGATCCGCGCCGGACGATGACTGCAGATATCTGCGATCTTCATCTTCCCATCGCTCCGAATGGTGACGTTGCCCTGTTCAATGGCCTGTTGGCACATTTGGCGCGGTATGAGGCGCTCGACAAGGACTATATCGAGACACACACGAATGGCTTCGAAGAAGCCTTGGCGAAGGCAGCCGATGCGGCGTCATTAGGCAAGCTCGAAGAGTTGACGGGGCTGCCTTCGCCTCTACTGGAAGACTATTATGATCTGTTCCTGAAAACCGAAAAGGCCGTGACCATCTACAGTCAGGGGGTCAACCAGTCGGCCATCGGGACGGACAAGGTGAATGCCATCATCAACTGCCATCTGGCGACGGGTCGGATAGGCAAGGAAGGCATGGGGCCTTTCTCGGTGACCGGACAGCCGAATGCCATGGGTGGGCGTGAGGTCGGCGGGCTGGCCAATCTTCTCGCCTCGCATATGGAGATCAACAATCCGGCCCATCGCGATCTGGTGAAACGCTTCTGGAAGGCACCCAATCTTGCCGAGCGACCAGGTCTGAAGGCCGTGGATCTTTTTGAAGCGGTTCGGGTGGGCAAGATCAAGGCGCTCTGGATCATGTCGACCAATCCGGTCGTCTCGATGCCTCAGGCGGACCGGGTGGCAGAAGCTCTGTCGGTCTGCCCGTTTGTCGTCGTTTCCGAGGTGCAAACGAAAACGGACACTTCCGCTTATGGTCATGTTCTGCTACCCGCTGCCGATTGGGGCGAGAAGGATGGTACGGTGACCAATTCGGAGCGCCGGATTTCTCGCCAACGCCCGTTTCGTGCGCCGTCTGGTGATGCGCGGCCCGACTGGTGGCAGGTTGCTGAGGTGGCGCGTCGGATGGGATTCGGCGAGGCCTTTTCCTATCAGTCGTCCGCCGAGATCTTTGCTGAATATGCCGCACTGTCGGCCTTCGAGAATAACGGGGAACGGGATTTTGATATAGGTGCCCTGTCAGGCATTTGCGATGATGACTATGATCGGCTTGAGCCTTTCCAGTGGCCCTATCGGGCTGGAGACGAGCCCGGTGAGACGCGCTTTTTCGCCAACGGTGGCTTCTATACACCGGATCGCAGGGGACGCTTCATCGCTGTTGATAGTGTCGCGCCGCGGGCGACAAGCGCCAAGACACCATTGCTGCTCAACACGGGGCGTCTGAGGGACCAGTGGCACACGATGACAAGGACGGGTAAGTCGCCAAGGCTTGCACAGCACATCGCGGAGCCTTTCCTTGAAATCAATCCCGAGGATGCGCTGGCGCTCGGGGTGCGTGATGCGGATATCGTCCGGGTGGAAAGTGACCATGGTGCGGTGTTGCTGCGGGCATTGATCACTCTGAGAGTGCAAAAGGGGCAGGTGTTTGCGCCCTTCCACTGGAATGACCAGTTTGCCTCGAACGGGCGCGTTGATACCTTGATCAGGGCGGTGACTGATCCGCATTCGGGCCAGCCTGCTTCCAAGCTCACTGCCGTGTCTGTGGCTCCGGTGCGTATGGCGCAATATGGCTTTGCGGTCTTGCGCCATCGCCCCGAGGTCATTCCTGCCGATTATTGGGCGATTGCCCGCATCCCCGAAGGCTGGCAGGTCGAAATGGCTTTCAAGGACGTGTGCGAAGAGACGGATGATCTGGTGAAAGACCTTTTGGGTGCCGGAACGGCTGTCAGTCTGCTCGACTATCGCGACCGCCAGTCGGGTCAGATCCGCGTTGCGGCCTTTGAAGGCGGGGCGTTGCATGGGGCCTTCTTCATGGCTCCGAAACCGGTCGGCGTGTCGCGCAGCTGGGCGGCTCATCTGTTGCGGGCTCTCTATGACGAGCCCTTGCGCCGCCATATGGTCGTTGCTGGCCGGGCCGGAATGGATCAGCCAGATATCGGGGCCATCGTCTGCTCGTGCTATTCGGTCGGGCACAAGCAGATCGAGGCGGCGGTGATCGAGAAGGGATGCGATACGGTTCAGGCGGTTGGTAAGTGCCTCAAGGCAGGGTCCAATTGCGGCTCCTGCAAAGCCGAGATCCAGCAGATCATCGATCACACGGCTCGGGAAGCGGCGGAGTGA
- the nirD gene encoding nitrite reductase small subunit NirD: MDMNNEIWTEIGRLSDVPQRGARRVAYGSMKIAIFRTFQDRVFALEDVCTNCDGPISEGIVSDASVSCPVCAWEISLETGEAMGADVGQVKVFPVRLVDDAIQLCLTPVVFAA; this comes from the coding sequence ATGGACATGAACAATGAAATCTGGACTGAAATCGGCCGCCTTTCCGATGTTCCGCAGCGCGGTGCCCGCCGTGTGGCTTACGGGTCGATGAAGATTGCCATCTTCCGCACTTTTCAAGACAGGGTTTTTGCCCTTGAGGATGTCTGCACCAATTGTGACGGGCCGATCAGCGAGGGGATTGTCAGCGACGCGAGCGTGTCCTGCCCTGTCTGTGCCTGGGAAATCTCACTGGAGACAGGAGAGGCGATGGGTGCCGATGTCGGGCAGGTAAAGGTCTTTCCCGTTCGGCTGGTTGATGATGCCATCCAGCTTTGCCTTACTCCGGTTGTTTTCGCGGCCTGA